A genomic region of Colletotrichum destructivum chromosome 5, complete sequence contains the following coding sequences:
- a CDS encoding Putative kinase-like domain superfamily, kinase, ATP binding protein: MLSSRALQLSSRHTLPLPRVCSATFPHLLRIPSRLFQCHYSAVSEPAPPVEYGYVDGVEHLGDYRPGGYHPIHIDDRLNERYRVVHKLGHGTFSTAWLAVDENLSKYVAVKVGTADADCTEVDVLSLFRQSVSDHRDSEHKRSLVPVVLDRFSLSGPNGTHPCLITLPARCSLRDAKEASGNSLLRLDVARSLAAQLVLAVSLVGTVQTQLVSTKLESVNHDVLFR; the protein is encoded by the coding sequence ATGCTCTCATCTCGTGCTTTGCAGCTGAGCTCGCGTCACACTCTCCCGCTGCCGAGGGTTTGCTCTGCGACTTTCCCTCACCTACTGCGCATACCATCCCGCCTCTTTCAGTGCCACTACTCGGCCGTGTCCGAACCAGCGCCGCCGGTCGAGTACGGATACGTTGACGGGGTGGAGCATCTCGGCGACTATCGACCGGGCGGCTATCACCCAATCCACATCGACGACCGACTGAACGAGCGATACCGAGTCGTGCACAAGCTCGGCCATGGCACGTTCTCAACCGCCTggcttgccgtcgacgagaacTTGTCCAAGTATGTTGCCGTCAAAGTCGGCACCGCAGATGCGGACTGCACCGAGGTCGATGTCCTCTCCCTATTCAGGCAAAGCGTTTCAGACCACAGGGACTCGGAACACAAACGCTCGCTggtccccgtcgtcctcgatcGCTTCAGTCTCAGCGGGCCGAACGGCACCCACCCTTGCCTCATCACCCTTCCGGCACGGTGCAGCTTACGGGACGCAAAGGAGGCATCAGGTAACTCCTTGCTTCGGCTAGATGTTGCCAGGTCCCTCGCTGCGCAGCTCGTCCTGGCCGTCTCACTTGTAGGGACAGTACAGACTCAACTTGTGTCAACAAAGCTTGAAAGCGTGAACCACGATGTTCTGTTCCGATGA
- a CDS encoding Putative HAD superfamily, haloacid dehalogenase-like hydrolase, producing the protein MAAMENGLPQGATTGKPVLFFDIDNCLYSRSHKIHDLMAKLIDQYFVTHLSLPEDEAARLTREYYKSYGLAIEGLVRHHRIDPLDYNAKVDDALPLEGILRPDPELRRLLEDLDRSKVRVRLFTNAYVNHGRRVVRLLGVDDLFEGLTYCDYAQYPFVCKPAPEMFRKAMDEAGVERAEDCFFVDDSYDNCKSAAELGWTAAHLVEDGLPVPESKASQFQIRHLRELRDVYPQFFKSTNAEA; encoded by the exons ATGGCCGCCATGGAGAACGGATTGCCCCAGGGCGCCACCACCGGCAAACCTGTTCTCTTCTT CGATATTGACAATTGCCTCTACTCAAGGA GCCACAAGATCCACGATCTCATGGCCAAGCTCATCGACCAGTACTTCGTGACGCACCTCTcgctgcccgaggacgaggcggcgaggctgacgagggaGTACTACAAGAGCTACGGGCTCGCCATCGAGGGGCTCGTCCGCCACCACCGCATCGACCCGCTCGACTACAACGCCAAGGTGGACGACGCCCTGCCGCTGGAGGGGATCCTGCGGCCCGACCCCGAGCTGCGCCGGCTGCTGGAGGACCTCGACCGGAGCAAGGTGCGGGTCCGGCTGTTCACCAACGCCTACGTCAACCACGGCCGGCGCGTCGTGCGGCTgctgggcgtcgacgacctgttcgagggccTCACGTACTGCGACTACGCCCAGTACCCGTTCGTGTGTAAGCCGGCGCCCGAGATGTTCCGCAAGGccatggacgaggcgggcgtcGAGAGGGCCGAGGACTGTTTCTTCGTCG ACGACTCGTACGACAACTGCAAGAGCGCCGCGGAACTgggctggacggcggcgcacCTGGTGGAGGACGGGCTGCCTGTGCCCGAGAGCAAGGCGTCGCAGTTCCAGATCCGCCATCTGCGGGAGCTGCGCGACGTGTATCCGCAGTTTTTCAAATCGACCAACGCCGAGGCTTGA
- a CDS encoding uncharacterized protein (Putative zn(2)Cys(6) fungal-type DNA-binding domain, transcription factor domain, fungi) → MSQKPTSFACDRCRAGKRKCDAARPACSLCSRQNRECVYTEQRPRKRKYWDEDYVRALEAQVQSLLLALEKQGAESEPSPAALSLSDRASQSVEPDAGLGEDVAGDDAVDEEDEGEAEEENFGGVNGGGKPPSTTTSNVFSLEDGRAATSKGPGATTTTTTTTQERSQAAMEELCVMLWRTNVGDGVTIIDDPKTGSRYSVDPVLQQPAPAPSQPQSQSQPPPAHHRVAVVTPPEQILAYCRQQGLVHEMADLFLANINREHQFTPYTTTADFLPGYPYQAPDEAFLHSAIIAAGTAFSSRPDARVVGDAFAEFAEGLVLTCCRQNPTVRVIQGLSMMSWRSLALGRDHFGWMFISMAAGMCVHLRLHVLALDECTARQLEATEQEVRTFWMFYIIDRTAISILGRNCALPWRRVNVPSFDTTFESSTADLAQVSFAWQCRLWYLQDQYMDQVFSTTFESLPIPQQVRVLVASQDALSTFFRSRDDRLHLSGDSTPKPVLQFHLAYQMTILITMPPFLRIFAAISQTPPAGGSSGSSSNSNNNSNINSNINNNNNNTTSTAEHQHQQHHPQNSEFMLLVLRSLTAAATATSRLARTYRRAHGFDTPPNPVIIHHLLSAAIVHLMNATSWTPALRHQSTYWLRQCLELLRELQTPWPVRAIKSIKIIRVLAQRWGVVRALPLEFSYQVEPPPAPLPPAAAAMDPEAHDDYGVEAMRRSGVGAGGGGGGGGALGLGQGAVDQVQLEYEWDGYATGGGAVDAPAMDLGALGVESFASMGALDMSALGGERANAVGGAIDFLQAFQGLTDCDNFNWLSTNNNNGL, encoded by the exons ATGTCCCAGAAACCGACAAGCTTCGCGTGTGACCGATGCAGGGCAGGGAAGCGAAAA TGCGACGCGGCTCGCCCTGCATGCTCGTTGTGCAGCCGGCAGAATAGGGAATGCGTCTACACCGAGCAACGCCCCAGGAA gcGGAAGTACTGGGACGAAGACTATGTCAGGGCCCTCGAGGCACAGGTCCAGTCTCTGCTCTTGGCCCTGGAAAAGCAGGGTGCCGAGAGcgagccgtcgccggcggcgctgtcTCTGAGTGACCGAGCGTCTCAGTCAGTAGAGCCCGATGCCGGTCTCGGGGAAGATGTCGCCGGAGATGATGCCGTagacgaagaagatgaaggtgaagcagaagaagagaactTTGGCGGtgtcaacggcggcggtaAACCccccagcaccaccaccagcaatGTCTTTTCCCTCGAAGACGGCCGTGCCGCCACCAGCAAGGGCcccggggcgacgacgactacgacgacgacgacacagGAGAGATCCCAAGCGGCCATGGAGGAGCTGTGCGTGATGCTCTGGCGGAccaacgtcggcgacggcgtgaccatcatcgacgacccGAAGACGGGGTCCCGCTACTCGGTCGACCCGGTCCTCCAacagccggcgccggcgccgtcgcagccgcagtcgcagtcgcagccGCCCCCGGCGCACCACCGGGTGGCGGTGGTCACGCCGCCGGAGCAGATCCTCGCGTACTGCCGCCAGCAGGGCCTCGTGCACGAGATGGCGGACCTGTTCCTGGCCAACATCAACCGCGAGCACCAGTTCACGCCGTACACCACGACGGCCGACTTCCTGCCCGGGTACCCCTACCAGGCGCCGGACGAGGCCTTTTTGCacagcgccatcatcgccgcgggcacggccttctcgtcccGGCCCGACGCccgggtcgtcggcgacgccttcgccgagttcgccgagggcctcgtgCTGACGTGCTGCCGGCAGAACCCGACGGTCCGGGTCATCCAGGGCCTCTCCATGATGTCGTGGCGCTCGCTCGCGCTGGGCCGCGACCACTTTGGCTGGATGTTCATCTCCATGGCCGCCGGCATGTGCGTCCACCTGCGGCTGCACGTgctggccctcgacgagtGCACGGCGAGGCAGCTCGAGGCCACGGAGCAGGAGGTCCGCACGTTCTGGATGTTCTACATCATCGACCGCAccgccatctccatcctcgGCCGCAACTGCGCGCTGCCCTGGCGCCGCGTCAACGTGCCCAGCTTCGACACCACGTTCGAGAGCTCGACGGCCGACCTGGCCCAGGTCTCGTTCGCCTGGCAGTGTAGGCTGTGGTATCTCCAGGATCAGTACATGGACCAGGT CTTCTCGACAACCTTTGAATCCCTTCCGATCCCGCAGCAGGTCCGGGTCCTCGTCGCGAGCCAGGACGCCCTCAGCACCTTCTTCCGCTCCCGCGACGACCGCCTCCATCTCTCGGGCGACTCGACGCCCAAGCCCGTCCTGCAGTTCCACCTGGCGTACCAGATGACGATCCTCATCACGATGCCGCCCTTCCTGCGCATCTTTGCCGCCATCTCCCAGACACCGCCGGCggggggcagcagcggcagtaGTAGTAACAGTAACAACAACAGTAACATCAACAGtaacatcaacaacaacaacaacaacaccaccagcaccgccgaacaccaacaccaacagcaTCACCCTCAAAACTCCGAGTTCatgctcctcgtccttcgctccctcaccgccgccgccaccgcgacCTCCCGCCTCGCGCGCACCTACCGCCGCGCCCACGGCTTCGACACGCCGCCGAACCCGGTCATcatccaccacctcctcagcgccgccatcgtccaCCTCATGAACGCCACGAGCTGGACGCCCGCCCTGCGCCACCAGAGCACCTACTGGCTCCGCCAGtgcctcgagctcctgcgCGAGCTGCAGACGCCCTGGCCCGTCCGCGCCATCAAGAGCATCAAGATCATCCGCGTGCTGGCCCAGCGCTGGGGCGTCGTGAGGGCGCTGCCGCTGGAGTTTAGCTACCAGGTCGAACCACCGCCGGCACCActgccaccagcagcagcagcgatgGATCCAGAGGCTCACGACGACTACGGCGTGGAGGCTATGAGGAGGAGTGGAGtgggggcgggaggaggaggaggaggaggaggagccctCGGGCTGGGTCAGGGGGCAGTTGACCAGGTCCAGCTCGAGTATGAGTGGGACGGGTACGCGACCGGAGGAGGTGCGGTAGATGCGCCGGCCATGGACCTCGGCGCGCTGGGCGTCGAGTCCTTTGCGTCGATGGGAGCCCTCGACATGTCCGCCTTGGGCGGAGAACGTgccaacgccgtcggcggcgccatcgactTCCTCCAGGCGTTCCAGGGTCTGACGGACTGCGACAACTTCAACTGGCTATCAACCAACAATAACAACGGGCTGTAA
- a CDS encoding Putative nitrilase/cyanide hydratase, carbon-nitrogen hydrolase: MSPRSVKVAVTQAEPAWIDLPAAVEKTSALITEAASNGAQLIAFPECWIPGYPLWIWSRLIDFDLNVRYMQNSLRLDSPEMAAIRACARANNVAVSLGFSENDNNSLFIAQALIGQDGELKVHRRKMKPTHMERTVFGDASGHCLKSVGDLSFARVGSLACWEHIQPLLKYNTISQREDIHVAAWPSVTPHSGDGPDMWSMSAEGCQTLSRTYAIEASAFVLHSTALISQRGVDTHNSSGGAIMCAPGGGTSAVFGPDGRRLTEPVDETTEAIIYADLDMDAIHRAKMFADCTGHYSRPDLLRLVADREIKVPVRPEGEAAKEPREEEVVLGL; encoded by the exons ATGTCACCCCGGAGCGTCAAGGTGGCCGTAACCCAGGCGGAGCCCGCGTGGATCGACctgccggccgccgtcgagaagacgAGCGCCCTCATCACCGAGGCGGCGTCCAACGGCGCGCAGCTGATCGCGTTCCCCGAGTGCTGGATCCCCGGATACCCGCTGTGGATCTGGAGCCGGCTCATCGACTTCGACCTCAACGTCCGCTACATGCAGAACTCGCTGCGGCTCGACtcgcccgagatggccgcCATCCGGGCGTGCGCGAGGGCCAACAACGTGGCCGTCTCGCTCGGCTTCTCCGAGAACGACAACAACTCCCTCTTCATCGCGCAGGCGCTCATCGGACAGGACGGGGAGCTGAAGGTGCACCGCCGCAAGATGAAGCCCACGCACATGGAGCGCACCGTCTTCGGCGACGCGTCGGGCCACTGCCTGAAGAGCGTGGGCGACCTGTCCTTCGCGCGGGTCGGCTCTCTGGCGTGCTGGGAGCACATCCAGCCGCTGCTCAAGTACAACACCATCTCGCAGAGGGAGGACATCCACGTGGCGGCGTGGCCGAGCGTCACGCCGCATTCCGGCGACGGTCCGGATATGTGGTCGATGAGCGCGGAAG GCTGCCAAACGCTCTCTCGGACGTACGCGATCGAGGCCAGCGCCTTCGTCCTCCACAGCACGGCCTTGATATCCCAACGGGGCGTCGACACGCACAACAgctccggcggcgccatcatGTGCgcgcccggcggcggcacctcggccgtcttcggccCGGACGGCCGGCGGCTGACGGAGCCCGTGGACGAGACgaccgaggccatcatctacgccgacctcgacatgGACGCCATCCACCGGGCTAAGATGTTTGCCGATTGCACCGGTCACTACAGCAGGCCGGACCTGCTGcggctcgtcgccgacaggGAGATCAAAGTACCGGTGAGGCCGGAGGGGGAGGCCGCGAAGGAGCcaagggaggaggaagtggtTCTGGGTCTTTGA
- a CDS encoding Putative CENP-V/GFA domain, Mss4-like superfamily protein, whose protein sequence is MEAPPTRRPYKGSCHCGETQYIVFLTFPHTLPPPRPSKEKGPRAHQEFYRCNCTTCQKAGFFHMRLASSPDDFLLLKPLDPYKDLGDYTVYQKDLHFLFCKGCGMRCFILMGQGEVEEVDLEAMGVESGGGDAAKDEAKDGAQSGERRPTKVWRPKRDGWKEGKKFGSYLSVNGYSVDAGQEGFDLREITENKWVGYLDWLELHSEGSQGIRFDRPWEGGAY, encoded by the coding sequence ATGGAAGCCCCCCCAACCAGACGACCATACAAGGGCTCGTGCCACTGCGGCGAGACGCAATACATCGTCTTCCTGACGTTCCCGCATACCCTCCCGCCACCGCGGCCGTCGAAGGAGAAGGGACCTCGGGCGCATCAGGAGTTCTACCGGTGCAACTGCACGACCTGCCAGAAGGCCGGGTTCTTCCACATGCGcctcgcctcgtcgccggaCGACTTCCTGCTGCTGAAGCCCCTCGACCCGTAcaaggacctcggcgacTACACGGTCTACCAGAAGGACCTGCACTTCCTCTTCTGCAAGGGTTGCGGGATGAGGTGCTTCATCCTGATGGGCCAGggcgaggtggaggaggtggacTTGGAGGCGATGGGAGTCGAAAGCGGCGGGGGTGACGCGGCGaaggacgaggccaaggacgggGCGCAGAGCGGAGAAAGACGCCCGACCAAGGTCTGGAGGCCCAAGAGGGACGGCTGGAAGGAGGGCAAGAAATTCGGGAGCTACCTGAGCGTCAACGGATACTcggtcgacgccggccaggaGGGCTTCGACCTGCGCGAGATTACGGAGAACAAGTGGGTTGGCTATCTCGACTGGCTCGAGCTGCACTCGGAGGGGTCTCAGGGCATCCGATTCGATCGACCCTGGGAGGGCGGCGCTTACTGA
- a CDS encoding Putative short-chain dehydrogenase/reductase SDR, NAD(P)-binding domain superfamily, whose amino-acid sequence MSKESADPTVALVTGANQGIGYEIVKRLASEHPDYHVYMAGRRPDAVKKAAAELQTAGLNNVEPLLLDITSDDSIASAVEAVRAKFGHLDVLVNNAAIMEGNPGDPIRKRLATVYDTNVFGSIAVTEAFMPLLRNSAKTRRVVFVSSGIGSLTVRADPEPKIHIMDLMEYGSSKAALNHAAMTFASRFRGDSAWKFNICCPGHCATNMNGYNGPDEASLGSIEAVKLATLGPDGVNASFSNRHGPLPW is encoded by the coding sequence ATGTCCAAAGAGTCTGCAGATCCAACAGTCGCCCTGGTCACCGGGGCCAACCAGGGCATCGGATACGAAATCGTCAAGCGTCTGGCTTCAGAACACCCCGACTACCACGTGTACATGGCGGGACGGCGGCCAGATGCCGTCAAAAAGGCCGCGGCGGAGCTGCAAACGGCAGGACTCAACAACGTCGAGCCCCTGTTGCTCGACATCACGTCCGACGACAGCATAGCGTCCGCCGTGGAGGCGGTCCGGGCCAAGTTCGGccacctcgacgtcctcgtcaacaacgccgccatcatggagGGCAACCCCGGCGACCCGATCCGGAAAAGGCTCGCGACCGTATATGACACCAACGTGTTCggctccatcgccgtcaccgAGGCTTTCATGCCCCTCCTCCGGAACTCCGCCAAGACGCGccgcgtcgtcttcgtcagctCCGGCATCGGCAGCCTCACCGTCCGGGCGGACCCGGAGCCCAAGATACACATCATGGACCTGATGGAGTACGGCTCGAGCAAGGCGGCGCTCAACCACGCGGCCATGACCTTTGCCTCGCGGTTCCGGGGCGACAGCGCGTGGAAGTTCAACATCTGCTGCCCGGGCCACTGCGCGACCAACATGAACGGCTACAACGGCCCCGACGAGGCGTCGCTCGGGTccatcgaggccgtcaagctGGCGACGTTGGGGCCCGACGGGGTGAACgcgtccttctcgaacaGGCATGGGCCGCTGCCATGGTGA
- a CDS encoding Putative helicase, P-loop containing nucleoside triphosphate hydrolase, SNF2-like domain superfamily, whose product MRRFFKHVSSKLKDGRHVKFPTSYETNPDREDIENPDYAVGWTLKNVPFELRPSGRPNQPDQRDADDADDENEDDKEEQDDEDKEDESDESDGSSEEEGDDDRSSSAVSQSAPKGPEELVPVGPDGFIQRRALKSVALGVWIRKHKKTLSSTDFEDLSTELRPWQLVGVSILREMLRGPHRGGILGDGMGLGKTLTAIAVGLRSPNEPYKGPVVILAPKGVHSTWQDELKFHFKKDRQPKVLVLSDNHTLTDRILSEKIDFIITSYHWLMNREQQLGVAETTSFVMHIGGKDSAKATGLQTSQMTPQRVTHAINSTPMQLWGATIPLLIMDEAHTVKNHTGEMHKAALMLKYDTFLALSGTFMPNRWHDIYGLVEYLPRNPFSSFKDFVSCFGKMQGKKISATCDTEGLISFLDSIVVARPQSVMELSGLEEHKVDAPLPQERVFIVASLAEKFYRLARMGPGEEKPYTGTSINLALCKCTEAELASVSELLGRDSAQPIDTTAFSKWLERKGIAAEDASPETLLQWVQSCEPRSKEQAVTEDGDDPGDVNYVPGQPEEADEDKEVADESGGENDALDNMGNEDYYAEQTTGRRGMRRNAWLEKLEGADPSLYLEEPRIKAVLQTLKTIYESESKPDVKVLVFSRFVRVLDIIEKAVSTTEVHQKDDDLQPRILRFDGTRSQQLRDNVRHEVQNGNGPVIVLMTIGAGGVGLTLTAANHVIMCEPQWTRAVELQAISRCYRQGQKEIVHVWTIISSNSAMELYIRSCSHQKAKVINGIAKRLVREDQDTYATAWDGMDSYYIDDEGGPNFEFTEWADTGLTL is encoded by the exons ATGCGCCGTTTCTTCAAACATGTCTCCTCCAAACTGAAGGATGGACGACACGTTAAGTTTCCAACCTCATACGAAACTAATCCGGACCGCGAAGACATCGAGAACCCCGACTACGCGGTAGGATGGACCTTGAAAAACGTACCCTTTGAACTACGACCCTCAGGTAGGCCCAACCAACCCGATCAAAGAGACGCGGACGACGCGGACGATGAGAATGAGGACGATAAGGAGGAGCAAGATGATGAAGATAAGGAAGATGAGAGTGATGAgagcgacggcagcagcgaggaagaaggggacgaCGATAGGTCTTCGAGCGCTGTGTCACAGTCAGCCCCGAAAGGTCCGGAGGAATTGGTCCCCGTAGGCCCGGACGGCTTCATCCAAAGGCGTGCCCTGAAAAGCGTCGCATTGGGC GTGTGGATTCGCAAACACAAGAAAACCCTCTCATCCACCGATTTCGAGGATCTTTCCACAGAGCTTAGGCCCTGGCAGCTTGTCGGTGTCTCAATACTCCGAGAGATGCTGAGAGGCCCTCACAGGGGCGGCATTCTGGGCGATGGTATGGGCCTTGGGAAGACGTTGACAGCGATAGCTGTTGGTCTCCGAAGTCCTAATGAGCCCTACAAAGGACCCGTGGTTATCCTGGCTCCCAAGGGGGTTCACTCGACGTGGCAAGACGAACTCAAGTTTCACTTCAAGAAG GATCGCCAGCCAAAGGTGCTCGTTCTTAGCGACAACCACACTCTTACCGACCGCATTCTCAGCGAGAAGATCGACTTCATCATCACCAGTTACCATTGGTTGATGAACCGGGAGCAACAGCTCGGCGTGGCCGAAACCACGAGTTTTGTAATGCATATAGGAGGAAAAGACTCAGCAAAGGCCACAGGTCTTCAGACCTCGCAGATGACCCCTCAACGAGTCACGCACGCCATCAACTCCACCCCCATGCAGCTGTGGGGAGCTACCATTCCGTTGCTGATTATGGACGAGGCGCATACAGTCAAGAACCACACCGGAGAGATGCATAAGGCGGCGTTGATGCTCAAATACGACACCTTCCTCGCTCTCAGTGGAACGTTTATGCCCAACCGCTGGCATGACATCTatggcctcgtcgagtaCCTGCCCAGAAACCCATTCAGCTCTTTCAAGGACTTCGTCAGTTGCTTTGGAAAAATGCAAGGAAAAAAAATATCGGCCACATGCGACACCGAAGGGCTTATCTCTTTTCTCGATTCGATTGTAGTCGCACGTCCTCAGAGTGTCATGGAGCTGTCGGGCCTGGAAGAACACAAGGTCGATGCACCGCTCCCTCAGGAGAGGGTATTCATCGTCGCATCGCTCGCCGAAAAGTTTTATCGACTTGCCCGCATGGGACCCGGAGAAGAGAAACCGTATACCGGCACAAGCATCAACTTGGCTCTCTGTAAATGCACTGAAGCGGAACTAGCCTCGGTCTCAGAACTCCTGGGTCGCGATTCGGCACAACCCATCGACACCACGGCGTTCAGTAAGTGGCTGGAACGGAAGGGCAtagccgccgaggacgcaAGCCCTGAAACTCTGCTCCAGTGGGTACAAAGCTGTGAGCCGAGATCCAAGGAGCAAGCGGTCACAGAAGATGGTGATGATCCAGGCGACGTTAACTACGTGCCCGGACAGCCCGAAGAGGCTGACGAAGATAAAGAGGTGGCGGACGAGTCTGGCGGAGAGAATGACGCTCTGGATAACATGGGCAATGAAGACTACTACGCCGAGCAGACGACGGGCCGCCGCGGAATGCGAAGGAACGCCTGGCTCGAAAAGCTTGAGGGGGCAGACCCCTCCTTGTACCTCGAAGAGCCGCGCATCAAGGCAGTCTTACAAACTCTCAAGACCATCTACGAATCGGAGAGCAAACCCGACGTCAAGGTACTGGTCTTCTCGAGATTCGTACGCGTCCTGGACATCATCGAAAAGGCtgtgtcgacgacggaggtCCACCAGAAGGACGATGACCTTCAGCCCAGAATCCTGCGCTTCGATGGGACCAGATCGCAGCAGCTGAGAGACAACGTCCGACACGAAGTCCAGAATGGAAACGGTCCGGTTATCGTCCTTATGACCATCGGTGCTGGAGGCGTGGGCCTCACCCTGACGGCGGCAAACCACGTAATCATGTGTGAGCCCCAGTGGACAAGGGCCGTCGAACTCCAGGCCATCTCCAGATGTTACCGGCAAGGCCAAAAGGAGATAGTCCACGTTTGGACCATCATATCCAGCAATTCCGCCATGGAGTTGTATATCCGCTCTTGCTCACAccagaaggccaaggtcatCAACGGAATCGCCAAGAGACTGGTGAGGGAAGACCAAGACACCTACGCCACTGCGTGGGACGGAATGGATTCTTACTACAttgacgacgaaggcggtCCGAATTTCGAGTTCACGGAGTGGGCTGACACAGGATTGACATTGTAG